A region from the Lycium barbarum isolate Lr01 chromosome 8, ASM1917538v2, whole genome shotgun sequence genome encodes:
- the LOC132606631 gene encoding L-ascorbate peroxidase 3-like — protein sequence MTMMVGVPHEVFYRMGLSDKDIVAVSGGHNLERAHPERSGFDGPWTKEPLKFEELLNRENEGLLKLPTDTALLEDPVFRHYVELYAKGIG from the exons ATGACAA TGATGGTAGGTGTACCACATGAAGTATTCTATCGGATGGGTTTGTCTGACAAAGATATAGTGGCAGTATCGGGGGGTCATAATCTG GAAAGGGCACATCCAGAGAGATCAGGCTTTGATGGTCCATGGACAAAGGAGCCTCTGAAATTTGA GGAGCTACTAAACAGGGAAAATGAGGGCCTGCTGAAACTTCCCACTGACACAGCTTTACTGGAAGATCCTGTGTTCAGACATTATGTTGAGCTGTATGCTAAG GGGATAGGATGA